The proteins below come from a single Mercenaria mercenaria strain notata chromosome 3, MADL_Memer_1, whole genome shotgun sequence genomic window:
- the LOC123524940 gene encoding uncharacterized protein LOC123524940 isoform X2, whose translation MIRFHRTGAVIIKLLLRFICLVLIFTTFMLCFISVVSDYRIAHNNWQNNKVGIMVTRNQSSSEYSCFLNPSNYLQSERFDLIFKMVYAYFYVYKERIPKVIQNAYAEHIGVWNNFKEYCRRKNSWFDRNIPCKEKNNKSDFILSFHKTIENLKTSGFNSSMSRIPIDNMGFLLNGAHRVSASVILSKNACFEHHNFTHRTFYRGYKYFKRKRLSEQTSDLVMLEWMKIQLKLPSLKTLVYIVSVFSNNREKDETMRNIVKERCSKDNGILYDREINFTQTGMWQLFAHMYGQQALLETEIQQMMSTFNSTFTAVFLFIYAKSNRDLVQCENEIRKLYSDKLFKYTVHIPDTAEENLILAEMILNSNSIQFMNYAKKASDCKVIAKEIASRSSIAPISTLPGIYVGRDDVMIDSGTVLGFFYLNRRTDVDLLFLHGIDKALLGNDHGILIQAHAFKNNPISKGRAWEEDHFSDSGATDKWDLFYNPKHYGYCYGIKFVSLKQFTIGWIQNEEK comes from the coding sequence ATGATACGTTTCCACAGAACGGGAGCAGTAATAATAAAACTGTTGCTACGATTCATATGTTTAGTTTTAATATTTACAACATTTATGCTATGTTTTATATCCGTCGTGTCAGATTATCGTATTGCACACAATAATTGGCAAAACAATAAGGTTGGAATCATGGTAACCAGAAACCAAAGCAGCAGTGAATATTCTTGTTTTTTGAATCCTTCAAATTATTTACAATCGGAGAGATTTGATTTAATATTCAAAATGGTTTATGCATATTTCTATGTTTATAAGGAGCGAATTCCAAAAGTAATACAAAATGCATATGCAGAACATATTGGAGTGTGGAATAATTTCAAAGAGTACTGTCGCCGTAAAAATTCCTGGTTCGATAGAAATATACcatgtaaagaaaaaaacaataaatctgatttcattttatcatttcataaaaCAATTGAAAACCTAAAAACGAGTGGTTTTAATTCAAGTATGTCAAGGATTCCGATAGACAATATGGGATTTCTTCTTAACGGTGCACATAGAGTATCAGCCTCAGTAATATTATCAAAGAATGCATGTTTTGAACATCACAATTTTACGCATCGTACTTTTTACCGGGGATATAAATACTTCAAACGCAAAAGATTGTCGGAGCAGACGTCGGACTTGGTCATGTTGGAATGGATGAAAATCCAGTTGAAGCTTCCATCCTTGAAAACTTTGGTTTATATTGTTTCCGTATTTTCAAATAATCGCGAGAAAGATGAAACTATGCGTAATATTGTGAAAGAACGATGCTCAAAAGATAATGGTATTTTATATGATAGAGAAATCAACTTCACTCAAACCGGAATGTGGCAATTATTCGCTCATATGTATGGGCAACAAGCTTTGTTAGAGACTGAAATTCAACAGATGATGTCAACATTCAATTCAACATTCACTGCagtatttttatttatctatgCAAAAAGCAACAGAGATTTAGTTCAGTGTGAAAATGAAATAAGGAAACTTTACAgcgataaattatttaaatacacAGTTCACATTCCCGATACTGCAGAAGAAAATTTAATTCTAGCAGAAATGATACTTAATTCAAATTCCATACAATTCATGAACTACGCTAAGAAAGCGTCTGATTGTAAAGTAATTGCAAAAGAAATTGCCAGTCGTTCGTCTATTGCACCAATAAGTACACTTCCGGGTATTTACGTTGGTAGAGATGACGTCATGATTGACTCGGGAACAGtacttggatttttttatttgaacagaCGAACAGATGTTGACCTTTTATTCCTACATGGAATTGACAAGGCCTTACTCGGAAATGATCATGGAATTTTAATTCAAGCTCATGCTTTTAAAAACAATCCCATTTCAAAAGGACGCGCATGGGAAGAAGACCATTTTAGTGACAGCGGGGCAACGGACAAATGGGATTTATTTTACAATCCTAAACATTACGGTTATTGTTATGGTATTAAATTTGTATCACTGAAACAATTTACAATTGGTTGGATACAAAATGAAGAGAAATGA